CTGGTAAGCTAGTGATGCTGTTCTCCAGTCCTAACCATGCTTAAGCATCTGGTACAGaaagttttttatttctgcatGCAAGGCACACTCTTCTGATTTTTTGCTACTAGAAGATATAAACAGTTCAGATGCTACATACGACTAGTGTCTATTACGATTATTAGGATTACTGTCACAATTGTTCAGCCCTTCTTCTGCGCATCCGAGCTCCCCAGGATAGGTTCTCTTCTGAATCCTTAACggtgctcctcttcttcaGCTCAGCAATTTGGCCTTCCCAAGATGTCCTCCATCCAGACAtttcttcctgctcctgtggtaTGGTTCACACAGAGAACAAGTTAGTTTTGGAAACAAAGAAAGCTCTACATATGTACTATATTTCGGAGTCAAAAGGAGCGTACAAACAACGGTTGACAACTGCCATAGACATTGCCAAATCAGCATCATGATAAATGATATGAAATTAGATATCACCAAACGCAGTCCAGTCCTGCTATTTTCATCCTTACACGTAAGACATcacttctaaaaaaaatcaattgctCATATAATCTTAGGTATGCATGAGGTACATGAAAACGACCcctgttgttttgaagaatATACTGCTCAATCATCACGGTGccacacatgcatatatgttttgcatTAGATGGATTCATATTCGTATGCATCTCATGTAAGGGGATagtttttgtatttttctagTGTATGTTTGTCAGCAAAAGGTGATATATCAAGCATATGGAGAAGTTAAAGATGGAAAGTCAAGCACAAGGATATTGGATCATAAACTTGGAGATCTCCATTCAAGTTTTGTTCCCTAGGCGTCAAATACTTTCCAACTATTTAATCAGCCATCTTAAGGCAGACTGGACGCATTAGATGTTAAATCGTGAGTATAGAAGTGTCTAATTGAATAGGCCAGACCAGCACAGCACAACACAGCACAGAGTTGTTAAGgtatttttgttaaaaaaagcTTGGTATTGAAGATTATAGGCTAAAATGTTTCAAGGGTATTACCATAGTACACAAGCTAAATCCTCTAGCACACAAAACTAAAGATGAGACGTGATTACTAGTAACCAGGATTTGCAATGACAAAGCCATGCTTTAACAAACTATAATTTGCAAACGAGTTGGTTCATTCCAGTGAAAAGCTTCTCTTCCAGAAGCAATGAGCTAGATCCGAAATTGGAATTGTAAGGTGAAGTAAGCATTCTCCGGGAGTAAAATCCCAGAACGAATTACTAATCCGACTAACAAAATTGCCCGGAAGAAATCGTGAGAAGCAGATGACCATCCCAAAGAAggagataaataaataaagtaaaAGGGATTAGTGTGAgacctggtggtggtggcgggaGGCGGGGGAGAAGGCGAGGCGGCAGACGCCGCGGGCGAGGGCGCGGTCGtagctgctgcggcggctggGGTCGGAGAGCGTCTCGTAGGCCTCCTGCACCTGGATGAAGCGGCGCGTGTGCTCCCCGGCGGCGCCCGGCGGCGACACGTCCGGGTGGTACTTGCGCGCCATCCGCCTGTATGCCGCCCGCACGTCCTCGAAGCTCGTCCCCTCCGCCGAGATCCCCAGCAGCTCGTAGAAcgtcggctgctgctgctgctgctccgccgtCCGCACGCCCTGCCGAGCCGTGGTTGCCCGCGCGCGCAGCAGCGTCCGCGAAGGAggcccggcggcggggcgccgGAACGCGCcaccggaggcggcggggaaggaAGTAGTGGTGAGGTTGGGCATTTGGGCTTGGATGTCTCCaccaactgctgctgctctgcccTGATCTGGTCGGAAGCCAAGAGTGGTGCTGGATTTCTTTGCTTTTTTGAGATGGAAAGAAAGCCTTCAATTCAAGCCCTCGATCCTGCCTGCGTGGAGAAGATATGTGTCGAGTCCTTTTCCTGTCCTCCTCTTGTTGCCTTTattgtccttcttcttcttcttccttttctttttcctggcTTCTATTATTTCATATATTTCAGGATTGCTCTAGCAGcacaatttattttattttatttttcttcttcttttcttccccaAAGAAGCCATGCACATGTGtggttgtaatttttttgctttgatTTGGTTCTCACATTTGACTGAGTGGAAAAAGAGGAGCAATAGCAGAGCTGGTGGTTATCACCATCTTCATCTTGTGACTTTTATGGTGTTTGTCTTCTTGGCGGTTTGTCTTTTGTCCACACAATAGTATATAAATACCATCCTCATTGCCACTTCCACCTAAGTAAAAGTAATACTTCTGACTCATAAAAAGCGTTGCCGATTTAGTATAAAACTTATACTAACTTAATGTAAAATGCACTTAACGTAAAATGCAAGATagtttttatggatcggaggaagtacatatTTACATCCACCatctatttatttataaaactGTTTAAGAGTGATTCATACATGCTCCACAAAagcatgcgtgcgtgcgtgcatatTACGACCGTGTCAAATGCTTAATCAACTTGGGGGTGGATAGGATTTGCAATCGTAGAAACACTTACTATATACAGAAAAAGAACACTTGATAAGATGCGGACATGTTTGTATACACAGATTTGATTCTCGCCGTTAATTTCCTATGGTTGCATGTACATCAATCGGATCCGGTACCAACTTGGTTATTATCTTTGTGGGCTCTTGTAGCCGCCTCTAAACTAACACTAAACTATAGGCGTACGTACCATTTCCCTCGTGAGAAATTAACAAAGGACTATGATAAGGACGACCGGAAACAAAGGCAGCCTCTACTTAGTGCCCTCCGATGGATTGAAAGAGAAGAATTTGCTATTGTCGTTGCGATGCTCCAATCGTCCGGCGCCATTGGTTTGCTATCACTGTGTCACCTCAGGACCAAATGTTGATCAAAATCGCAGCATCTGAAACCAAATGGCTACCAAATACTAGTAATTCATACAAGGAACCCATTAACTCGTCAGATCCAAACAACACCTTGATACTGCTActcgatccatattaattgtcaaaatattacatgtatctaggcatagatacatccatatttgggcaaaatttgagccaattaatatggatcaaaGGAGTACTTCATTTGCTCATCTTGTCATCTACCTCTAGTTCAACTCCACCGACCaatttgttctaaaaaaactcCACCGACCAATTTTGTTCTAAAAGAACACCACCGTCCAGTGACACCAAAAATACCAACCTACCAATCCGTGACTCCTAAGACACCTTGTCATCTCCATCAGTTTAGCACCTAACAGTGGTCAAGACAAAGCAATAAAAGGCCAGAACAAGGATAACTACTGCGACTTCTTAAGATACAATACAACCAAAACACTGAAATGCTAACACACTAACTTATTGAGAAACTAAtgtcaagatttttttttaatcaataGCACAGTCCAGCGGAGACAGTATTTCTGGTGTTAACTCTTGCCAACTTTCATATAGCTTAAACCCCTTACCTCTTCTACACACAAGCAGCTTTAAAAGTTAGTGTAGCTGACTCCCCCCTCTCAAAACATGCTCCAACGGCAATCAGCTTTCAAAAAACCTGCACATGTTTTTCCAAACACAGCACCAACCACAGCAGGTAAGAAGCAACTGGCAAAAAGTATCTCTTTGCAGAGGTATAGCTTACTAAACGGACAAACATACAAAACAGCGAAAACAAGATACAAGGAATGTTAATATTTGAAGACACGCTGCTTATCTTGGGAACTATCAAGGGAACACCCCTGGACTTTTTCCATAATTGCCTCACTTACACTGGCTTCTCAACCGGATCCCTGTTACTCAGCAAAGAAGACaaggaagaaaacaaggaaaggaaaagaagataaTGAATGACATGGCACAAACATTAATTTTATGTAGACGAATTGAGCAGCAGACAAGGTAACCACAGTATATTCTGCAGCACTCATCTATATTCATCAAAGTAAAAGATTGTTAAGACCATTTTCAACATAGGGATCTATTAAGCCAACTGAACTTTTTACCATTACTGATACAGAACACGCATGATGAGAATCATACGCCCAAAAAAATACAGTACTTGAAGCAAGTTAACTCAGTATGTAGAGAAACATCTTTGGATCATTGCACCAGCCAAAGCATGCCAACTGAAATGTAACATAGCCTAGAATAGAAGGTGTTTATAGTCTTTTATAATGGACTTTACTTGAGAATGGATAAGCGCGCACTCCCTTGAATCTTCAATCGACACCACAGAATGAGCTCCTACTCTTCACGGAATCAAGAGCCTGCAACGACAAATATATGGTTGGTTTTGACCTCACTGTACTAAATCACCTTACAAGCTCCAGTGTTACATTTAGAAGTTTGCTCCAAGAAGCAAATCTTCACCAGTTAAGTTGATGAGAAATACATTTTATAGATCAGAAGAACACTCTTGTCGGCACTCAAGTTCTCCAAAGATCTTCATATCCTGCAAATAAAACTCCTAAATCAGAAAGGAGATAACAAACACCAGTTCAGCTATGCATCCATCAATTGAGTAGATTCCGCAATCAGCTAGCTGAATGACATGGCAGCTCAGGTAAACATTGTTAATATCACATAGCAGTTTCTTTGTTGCCCCCTAAAGCATCATCTCCTTTAGGTCCGTGTTGTCCATTAATGTCAGACAAGTTAGACTCTTCATTCTTCCTCTTATCATCCTCCAAAGCAGCATCATGTCTAGACTTCTTATGACGACCATTCTCAGTATTCGGCATTTCATCTTCAGATACTGATGAACTCCTTTTATGAGCAACAACAGAAGTGTCCGCATTCTTATCTTCCACTGGTTCCTTTGCAGATCTTTCATCTTTGCTACCTCTATTACCTCTAACAGACCTTTTCTTGTCATCATGCATCTCAGATTTTTTGTCATCCTTTTTATCACTGCTACGATGTTTTCTCTCTTGAGATCTGGATCTTGAATGCCTGCTACGACGAGAAGAGTGATGGTCACGTGTTGGTGATGATTTGCTTCCTTTATGATGTCGCGGTGACCTTGAACCAGCACGAGCTGACCTTCTTGATTTTGATGATCTTAAACTTTCTTCTTCCCTGTGCCGCTTTGGTGAGCGAGAATCAGCTCTTGATGACTTCTTATACCTCGGACTTATACTTTTGCTCCTGTTCCTCCTTGAACTAGAGGAATAATGATCACGAGAACGGTCAGTCTCTCTTCTCCTAGACCGGCTGTACTTGTCGCTGTCATCCCTATGTGATCGTTCGCTGCCATACTTCGAGTGGTGAGATCTTGACGGAGACCGCGATCGGTGCTCCCGGGAGCGTCTAACAGGGGGAGAGTAGGAGTGGTCCCGCCTACTCCGACGGTACTTGATAGGTGATCTTGACCGAGATTTGGATCTACGAGAAGGGGGTGATGGTGACCTGTAAAGCAAATAAACTGGTCAGGGTTCCTTCTGCAGTTAAACCAAAAGAAGTGCTGCTGCTACTTCCTACTTAGAGATATCTCTCATTATATTCCAAAAATTCCACGAATCAACAGATCTATAAACAGAAATGGTGAAATATCCAACAAATATCAGAACAGCATGTCCCAAACTAAAGCTATCTCTTCAATTCTAACAAGTGCCAAGTAAAATGTGGTCctaatatcataatgtagaaGTAGaccggaaaaaaaaggtacatGGTCTATCTGTTAACAAAATAAGGAAAAGGTTGTCACAAATATATGTAACATCCAAAGAGCCAAACAATACCTCGACTTCCCTTTGGCATCATTTTCTTCCACATTTTCCCCGCCAAAGCCCTCTGCTTTCAACTTCCTGCTTATCTCAGCAgcccttgctgctgctgcttcagtGGCAGATTTCATAGTGGCAGCACGTGCAGCTGCCTGTTGAGTTGCTATTGACTGCTGCATCATCAGTGCCTGCTGGAATTGCATCTGTTGCAACTGAACGGCTTGCTGCATCATCATAGGCAAATTACTATTTGCCAGATTAGTCTTTGGAGGGAGAGTTTTAGCCATCTCCACGTTCAAGGGTCGACCACCGACATCCATGTTATTGAGCGCCAATGCCGCAGTTGCTTCTTCGGGTTTGGAGTACTCTACATAAGCAGTTTGCTTTGTCTCTGTGATGGTACAATCAACAACTTTGCCACAGTACCCAAATAGCTGCTTAAGATGTTCCACCGTAAGAAGCAGGCTCAGGTTGCTAATCTGCACCATTTTCTTCAGTGCCTCAGCTTTATCCACCGAACCTACAAGAATGCAACATGCACGTGAGCGGCAAGACTAGAAACAGAAAATCAATGTTCAAGTGCATACACCAACTCAGAaaagcatgcatatatatacaacatCTTCAGTAAAACTTAAGGCAACAGAATGGTAAGTAAGCAACTTAGGTTAACAAAATAGAAAGTTCCTAGGTACACTAGCTAAGCAATGTAATGTTAAGGTAAGCACCTCTTATACAGAAAAGCAGTAAAAAACTTGTTAGGTACATTATTGATTTCAACTTGGTCAGGAAGAACACTGCAGCATCAGTCAAACACCTGGTACTATACTAGAGCATACATGTGCATGATGAGAGAATTTGTTAAATACTGGGAGATGCTACCTGTAGACTGTGCGGCGGCTTTGGAATCAGCTTGCATCTGCGCAGCAGCGTGTGCCTGAAGTGCCTGGGCAGCCATGATGGCCTGAGCAGCTGCCATGGCTGCGGCAGAGGGTGCCATGGGAGCATGGCTGAGCGCACCCACAGATGAAGTAGCAGCCATGACAGACATGagcagctgctgcggcgggtgGCTGAACTTGCAGTCCGTTCCCTTCGTGCACTTCCCATTGATGTGTTCCCGGCAAATCTCCCCCAGCGAGGCGCCAACCCCGGGCAGGACGACTCCACCAGAGGAGCCAGTAGAGGCGCCAGGGATGAGGCCGAGCAAGCTGGGGAAAGAACCGGGCATGGAGCCTGCGTAGTTCGGCATGTTGGGCATGGTCTGGTTGACCATATTGGGGTAGGCTGATGAGGCGGCCGGGAGCGTGGTGGGGAACGTAGTGGTGGCAGCGGTTGCTGCGCTGAAGAAGACGGGGAAGGGGCTCCCCATGATGGGCGAGCCGTCGAGGTCGACATGGACCATGTAGTTGCCGCGCTTGGGGACCGCGTAGGTGACGGCGTAGGACCCTTCGCCGTTGTCCTTGACGACGCCATCgaggtcgtcgccgccgacgccggcggcgggggagatgCGGACGcggacgcgcgcgccgccggtggAGACCCTGCGCCCGTCGCGGTCCTTCCCGACGACGGTGAAGGTGGCCGGGGCGCCAGCAGAGCCACCGGCGATGCcagggccggcggcggaggacttGGAGGAGTCGACGGGGCCGGGAGGGGCGCGGGggcggtcgtcgtcgtcgtcgtcggagtcgGCGTCGCGGTCGAAGGCTTGCTCAGCGGGGGAGGAAGGCTTGTACtcgaggtggtggtggtccaGGTCGCCGTCCTGGGGCTGGTCGGACGCGGAGAGGGCCCTGAAGGTGGCGTCGaaggcggccttggcggcggcggcggtgtcggcCTCGGACTTGAGcttggcctcctccgcctggcGGACCCAGATGGGCTTGGGCGCCGCCATGGATCGGGACGGCGGCAGAGAGCTAAGGCtaagctagggtttcgtgcttcgcggagaagaaggaaggaagaggaggagatgcAGCCGAGCCAAGCCGAGAAAGATTAGATTTTACGGACGGAAGGAATCAAAAAGGATGACGGCGAATAATACCGCCAACGTCTTGGGCCGGCCTACATGGGCTTTTATTCCTGctattccttcttctttttcagagAGAGATGAGCTGGGGATTAAATCCTTACCTCGATATATTCCCGAAGGATGTCCGAGAGACAATACCTTCTGTCAGAGCAAGGAACACcgagaaaaatagaaaaaccaAGTACATGATGACACGacaatggaaaaaaaacaaaacaatacaTCAGTTAAGTCGTCTCCGAAAGATTCGGTATGCAGCAAAGGTTATGATATAATCAGATAACCAGACAATAATCACAGAAAGGAACTATCAATGGCCACATAGATGCCTTGCGACAGCATAGAAGGCTGGAAGCAAAACACAGAGCCACAACGTTTGAGCCGGCTCCGAACAGCCCCGAAGACCGGCAAGAAAAACAGCTGAGATTATCCCCGTTCAAAAGCCGCACTATCGCCAACTCACGGGTGAGGTGGGTGgcgaggcagaggagaagaaTCAAGTTCATCGATAAAAAATGAAGATCGTCACAGGAAGGA
The Brachypodium distachyon strain Bd21 chromosome 2, Brachypodium_distachyon_v3.0, whole genome shotgun sequence genome window above contains:
- the LOC106866010 gene encoding chaperone protein dnaJ 20, chloroplastic, with amino-acid sequence MPNLTTTSFPAASGGAFRRPAAGPPSRTLLRARATTARQGVRTAEQQQQQPTFYELLGISAEGTSFEDVRAAYRRMARKYHPDVSPPGAAGEHTRRFIQVQEAYETLSDPSRRSSYDRALARGVCRLAFSPASRHHHQEQEEMSGWRTSWEGQIAELKKRSTVKDSEENLSWGARMRRRRAEQL
- the LOC100843156 gene encoding serine/arginine-rich splicing factor 11, which produces MAAPKPIWVRQAEEAKLKSEADTAAAAKAAFDATFRALSASDQPQDGDLDHHHLEYKPSSPAEQAFDRDADSDDDDDDRPRAPPGPVDSSKSSAAGPGIAGGSAGAPATFTVVGKDRDGRRVSTGGARVRVRISPAAGVGGDDLDGVVKDNGEGSYAVTYAVPKRGNYMVHVDLDGSPIMGSPFPVFFSAATAATTTFPTTLPAASSAYPNMVNQTMPNMPNYAGSMPGSFPSLLGLIPGASTGSSGGVVLPGVGASLGEICREHINGKCTKGTDCKFSHPPQQLLMSVMAATSSVGALSHAPMAPSAAAMAAAQAIMAAQALQAHAAAQMQADSKAAAQSTGSVDKAEALKKMVQISNLSLLLTVEHLKQLFGYCGKVVDCTITETKQTAYVEYSKPEEATAALALNNMDVGGRPLNVEMAKTLPPKTNLANSNLPMMMQQAVQLQQMQFQQALMMQQSIATQQAAARAATMKSATEAAAARAAEISRKLKAEGFGGENVEENDAKGKSRSPSPPSRRSKSRSRSPIKYRRSRRDHSYSPPVRRSREHRSRSPSRSHHSKYGSERSHRDDSDKYSRSRRRETDRSRDHYSSSSRRNRSKSISPRYKKSSRADSRSPKRHREEESLRSSKSRRSARAGSRSPRHHKGSKSSPTRDHHSSRRSRHSRSRSQERKHRSSDKKDDKKSEMHDDKKRSVRGNRGSKDERSAKEPVEDKNADTSVVAHKRSSSVSEDEMPNTENGRHKKSRHDAALEDDKRKNEESNLSDINGQHGPKGDDALGGNKETAM